CAGGAAAATCGTAATGGCAAAATATAAATCTTTGGCCTTTGATTTGGACGACACTTTGTTAGACACCTCAGGACTTTTAGTTCCGATGGCGTCCCGTCGCGCCTGCGAAGCCATGCTGGCTGCGGGTTTGCGCTGCACCCTTGACGAGTGCCTGCAAGCACGCCAGGAACTTGCCGCTGACTTTTCGCATACGGAAATTTTCACTCAGATCGTCAATCGCTACGGCACGAACCAAGCCGGCAAAGCGATTCACGATGCTTTGGAAGAGTTTTACAATCCCCACGTGCCAGTGACGTTGCCTCTCCTTCCCGGCTCCTTGGAGAACCTGGAAGCTTTAAAAAAGCAGTACAATCTTTTTCTGGTGACGATGGGATCTTACGAGTCTCAGGTCAAAAAAATCAAAGCCTTGAACATCGAACATCACTTCAAGAAAATTTACATCTTGAACGGATTCATCGGAGAAAAAAAAGATTCTGCATTTCGCGATATTGTGCGCTCTGAAAAACATCATCCTCACGAGCTTCTGAGTATCGGCAATCGCCTTTCAAGCGAAATTCGCGACGGAAAAAGTATTGGCGCCGACACTTGTTACTTTGCTTACGGCGAACACGTCGGCGAAAAACCGCAAATTCCTGAAGACCATCCGGACTTCACGATTTCTCACCACAAGGAACTTATTCAGGTATGCGGACTTTAAAAGCCAGCTTTCTGCTGATTGGCCCTTGGGATGCGCGCCTGCAAGAATTGGGCGCTCATATCGCCACGGATCTCCAACAAGCCTGGCATTGGATTCAGGATTCCACCTATGACGTCGTTGCCTTGTCGGTCACGCTGATTCTGGGAAAACGTTTTCCGGAGTTTTATCACGAGATCAAACGTTCGTCGCCGGCGACACAGTTTATTGCGGTAGTGCCGGAAGATTTTTCCGCACATCAATTGGCCAACCTGCACGAAGAGTTCTCTTTTTATCGCGTTATCTCCGGATACAACGAAAGGGATTTAGAAACGCATCTCTTTTCAGCTTTAGAAGAAGCCAATCAAAGAAAACAAGACGAGCATTTGGCTTTGTTGATTCGCGAACAGACCGCGCAGCTGAAACGTTTGCAGATTGAACTGGAAGAACGTGTTCAGAAAAGAACCAAGTTCCTCACTGAAGCCCGCCGCAAATTATTTTTAACCAATTCACGGATCGAAGGCTTTAAGCGCGCCCTGATGGCCGTGCATGAGGCAAGCTCGGTTGTTGAAATTGAACAGCTTTTGAATGACTCTATGGCGGCAACCGTGAACACGTCTTGGATTCGTATCTTCTATCACCCGCAGGACGACATGTTCGCGCGCCAAGTCCAGACACAATTAAGTTTCACGCAGTTGCAGGTACCACTGTTTCATCATCATGAAAAAGTCGGCTCTATTTTCTTTTTGCGCGCGCCGGATCATCCGTTTTCCCGTGATGAAAGTGATTTCCTTACGCGCGTGGCGGAGGCTGTGGCCTTGGCCCTGGATCGCATCCAAAAATTGAAAGAGTCGGAATCCTTCAAGGAACAATGGGAAGCGACATTCAACTCGATGTCTGATCCTGTCGTTTTGATTGATACGAACTATGACATCATTCAGTCCAATAAAGTTTTGGATGAACGCCTCAAAGAAAGAAACAAAGAAGAAACTTCGCGCAAGTGTTTCAAAGTTCTCTACAATCGTGATGAACCTTGCCCTGGATGTCAGCGCGGCAGTAACTTCCGCGTGCAATCGCGCAGCTCTACGCCGCGTACTTATGAAGTGTACAGCCAGAGTTTGTCTTTGGATTCGGAAAAACCCCCGGTGTTCGTGAACCTTTACCACGACATCACTCAACAATTAAAAATGGAACATCAGATTCTCGAGTCTGCAAAAATGGCGGAGCTAGGGACGATCGGCTCCAGTATCGCGCACGAACTGAACAATCCTTTGGGCGGCATTTTGTCTTTCACTCAATTGATCAAAATGGATATGGATCCGTCGAATCCGCTTTATCCCGACATTGTCGAGATGGAAGCCGGCGTCCAGCGCTGTAAAGAGATCGTGCAAAATCTTTTGGGCTTCACACGCAATCCAAATGCCGATCAAGAAGGCGATGTGAGTTTGAAAGAGACCTGCTTGCGCGCTTTGAAAATTGTCGAGCTGCAAACGAAGTCCCAGGGAATTGAAGTGAAATTGCATTTCCCTGGTGATGATCTTCAGGTGCGCGGGCATTTCAACTTGTTGGCCCAAGCTTTGAAAAACGTTTTACAAAATGCTATTGACCATGTGACCGAGAGAACCCGCCAGGAAAAGGGATTTCGAGGTTTTCTCGACATTGAAATCGCCTCGACCTCGGACTCTGCCCAGATAATAATCAAAGACAATGGAACTCCCGAAAAAAATCCAAGTCTTCCCATGGGGTTAGGCGTTTCTGTGGCCTCGCAGATCCTGCGTGATCACGAGGCTCACCTCGAATTTTCCTCGTCTCCAGGCCAGGAAAATGTGGCAAAAATTTCCTTCTCCCGTCCAGTTTTAAGGTCCTGAAAGCCTTACCAGGCGCGGATTTTTTGACAGTACCGTCAAAATCACACTATCCTAATTTAAGGAAAAGAACCCACCATGGAAGGAAGGTTCATGCGAAGCCAAAGAGTTCTTATATTAGATGATGAGTCCTCACTCAGAACCGCTCTCTTCAGAGTTTTAGATAGAAAAGGACTGAACGTCATCACAGCCAACAAGATCGAAGAAGCAAAGGTCTTGTGCCAAGGCGAAACTCCCGTAGACTTAGCAATCGTTGATTTGAATCTTCCCGATGGGGATGGCATTGAATTCATGACTTATTTGAAGTCCATCATGCCAGCAACGGAAGTCATCATTCTTACAGGACATGCAACTATTGAATCCGCGATTCGCGCGACTCAAAAAGGTGCCTTCCACTTCGTCACAAAACCCTTCAATCTTGAAGAGTTGATGAGCTTGATTGAGAAAGCTTTGACTCATAAGAAGTTGCAGCAAGAAAATCAGCAGCTTCGCTCTGAGTTGAATAAGAAATATAAATTCGATCAAATCATTGGTACCAGTGAACAAATCCAAAACGTGTTGCGTTTGATTGAGCGCGTGGCAGACTCTGACTCAACCGTTCTTGTTACGGGCGAGTCCGGAACTGGTAAGGAATTGATTGCCCGTGCGATTCACTACAATTCACCTCGCGCGACGGGTCCTTTTATTCCTATTAACTGTGGCGCGATTCCTTCTGAGCTTTTGGAAAGTGAATTATTCGGTCACATGAAAGGCGCTTTCACCGGCGCTATCGCCAATCGCGTGGGCCGTTTTGAAATGGCTGACGGCGGAACGATCTTCCTTGATGAGATCGGCGATCTGGAACCTTCATTGCAGGTTAAACTTCTTCGCGCTTTGCAGGAAAGAAGCTTCGAACCTGTAGGCTCAACAAAAACTGTCAGCGTTAATGTGCGCGTGATCGCAGCTACGAATTTGAATTTGGAAGAAGCTGTTGAAACTGGCCGCTTCCGCGAAGATCTTTTCTATCGTTTGAATGTCATTCCTATCACGGTCCCTGCTTTGCGCGAGCGTAAAACAGACATTCCTCTTTTGTTGAACCACTTTATGGATATTTTCAATAAATCCAAAGGACGTGGTTTGACTGGAATCACCGCCGATGCGTTGGATTGCCTGACAAATTACTCTTGGCCGGGAAACATTCGTGAGCTTGAGAATCTTGTCGAGCGCATGACGATCCTTAAAGGCCAGGGCCAAGTTGATACTTCGGATCTGCCGTTGAAATATAAATCAGGCAAATCGCCTTCTTCGGAGATTGGCGGTTTGGAAATTCCTGACAATGGCATGGATTTCAACTCTGCCGTAGATGCTTATGAAAACGCTTTGATCTTAAAAGCGTTGGAAAAGACCGGCTGGAATCGCAACCAAGCGGCGGCTTTGCTGCGCTTAAATAGAACAACATTGGTGGAGAAGATCAAAAAGAAAGGTCTTATTCCTCCCAACGAAGTCACTCCTGTTTAATTTCAAAAAATAAATAGCTGATCTGCTTTTGCAAACAGATCAGCTATTCAACATCGTTTATTCTTTCACTGTTAATTTATCATCAACGGAACGAATACCCTCTGTTGCCATTACTTTACTTCTAATTTGTTGTCTTTCTTCAGGAGAAGAGACAGTACCTTGAAGTGTCGCACGGCCGTTTCTCACGTCGACTCGCACACTGCGTGCTTCTTGAGAAAGAGCTGTGTCTTCTTGCAAGGCTCTACGTGCTGACGCCGCTAAGTCGGTGTCAGACGAAGTTCCTGTACGACCCGCGCTCATGGAGCGGTCGCTCCCAGAACCCGTTGTTGTCGGAGTTTCACCAGTACCGGCCGCTGTAGGACTGCCTGTTGAAGGAGTTCTTGAACGGTAATCTGATGGGCTCGTGTCCTCTGCCCGAGGAGTTTGGTCCGTACCTGAAGCTGTCGGACTTCCCATAGACGGTGTACTAGATCGATAGTCTGAAGATGAGCCTGTTGAACTAGGAGTTCGGCTTGTGCCCGAAGTTGTTGGGCTGCCCATAGCTCCACTATCACTTGTCGTATTATTATTTGTCGCAGAACCGCTTTGCGATCCCGTGTTTTGAGCCGCATAGCCGTATCCCGTCAGTGAAGAAAGAATCAATATAGTCATGACTTGTTTTTTCATAAATCCTCCTTGGTCCACTTCTGCGCATATCCTCCACACCTCTAATGATAGCTCCCTGGGTTTCATCGCCAAGGCAGTTTTTATTAAGAACCCATCATGATTCCTGACCTCGGACGTGGCCTTTTCTGAGTCTGTTTTTGAATAGGAGTTACGTCTTGCACCCTGCCCCGCCAGGAGGAATTTTATGAAGTTTTATATTTTTCTATTAACAAGTTTGGCCTTTTCTTCACTCGGTCTCGCGCAACCTGCACCCGTCGCCGTTCTGTCTTCCGTCGAAAGTTTGCACCACGAATGTCGCCGTGTGGAAGAAAGCTATCCTGAATTTGCATGCTTGCGTTTTGAGATTTTCCAAAGTTCCGCAGAGTCGT
This region of Bdellovibrio sp. 22V genomic DNA includes:
- a CDS encoding BON domain-containing protein, translating into MKKQVMTILILSSLTGYGYAAQNTGSQSGSATNNNTTSDSGAMGSPTTSGTSRTPSSTGSSSDYRSSTPSMGSPTASGTDQTPRAEDTSPSDYRSRTPSTGSPTAAGTGETPTTTGSGSDRSMSAGRTGTSSDTDLAASARRALQEDTALSQEARSVRVDVRNGRATLQGTVSSPEERQQIRSKVMATEGIRSVDDKLTVKE
- a CDS encoding histidine kinase dimerization/phospho-acceptor domain-containing protein, with amino-acid sequence MRTLKASFLLIGPWDARLQELGAHIATDLQQAWHWIQDSTYDVVALSVTLILGKRFPEFYHEIKRSSPATQFIAVVPEDFSAHQLANLHEEFSFYRVISGYNERDLETHLFSALEEANQRKQDEHLALLIREQTAQLKRLQIELEERVQKRTKFLTEARRKLFLTNSRIEGFKRALMAVHEASSVVEIEQLLNDSMAATVNTSWIRIFYHPQDDMFARQVQTQLSFTQLQVPLFHHHEKVGSIFFLRAPDHPFSRDESDFLTRVAEAVALALDRIQKLKESESFKEQWEATFNSMSDPVVLIDTNYDIIQSNKVLDERLKERNKEETSRKCFKVLYNRDEPCPGCQRGSNFRVQSRSSTPRTYEVYSQSLSLDSEKPPVFVNLYHDITQQLKMEHQILESAKMAELGTIGSSIAHELNNPLGGILSFTQLIKMDMDPSNPLYPDIVEMEAGVQRCKEIVQNLLGFTRNPNADQEGDVSLKETCLRALKIVELQTKSQGIEVKLHFPGDDLQVRGHFNLLAQALKNVLQNAIDHVTERTRQEKGFRGFLDIEIASTSDSAQIIIKDNGTPEKNPSLPMGLGVSVASQILRDHEAHLEFSSSPGQENVAKISFSRPVLRS
- a CDS encoding HAD hydrolase-like protein; amino-acid sequence: MAKYKSLAFDLDDTLLDTSGLLVPMASRRACEAMLAAGLRCTLDECLQARQELAADFSHTEIFTQIVNRYGTNQAGKAIHDALEEFYNPHVPVTLPLLPGSLENLEALKKQYNLFLVTMGSYESQVKKIKALNIEHHFKKIYILNGFIGEKKDSAFRDIVRSEKHHPHELLSIGNRLSSEIRDGKSIGADTCYFAYGEHVGEKPQIPEDHPDFTISHHKELIQVCGL
- a CDS encoding sigma-54 dependent transcriptional regulator, with the translated sequence MRSQRVLILDDESSLRTALFRVLDRKGLNVITANKIEEAKVLCQGETPVDLAIVDLNLPDGDGIEFMTYLKSIMPATEVIILTGHATIESAIRATQKGAFHFVTKPFNLEELMSLIEKALTHKKLQQENQQLRSELNKKYKFDQIIGTSEQIQNVLRLIERVADSDSTVLVTGESGTGKELIARAIHYNSPRATGPFIPINCGAIPSELLESELFGHMKGAFTGAIANRVGRFEMADGGTIFLDEIGDLEPSLQVKLLRALQERSFEPVGSTKTVSVNVRVIAATNLNLEEAVETGRFREDLFYRLNVIPITVPALRERKTDIPLLLNHFMDIFNKSKGRGLTGITADALDCLTNYSWPGNIRELENLVERMTILKGQGQVDTSDLPLKYKSGKSPSSEIGGLEIPDNGMDFNSAVDAYENALILKALEKTGWNRNQAAALLRLNRTTLVEKIKKKGLIPPNEVTPV